The segment aaataaaaaaaattgttatgatcGTAGCTGAACAAATCTGGAAGGATCGAGCTGTTAAGAATGATAATTCACATGGACTTTAAATGTGTATTTCTTCTTTTCTTCCAGAAAGGAAACGAAAGTGGACTGCAACTAGACAGATAAAGAAGACCTTGATTTGAAAGGTCAAGGGCTTTCATCAGGGTCGTGTCAGGCCATAGAGCCTGCCTGTATCAAACTGTCAACCTAGATAGAGATATAGTGAAGATGGCAGAACAGAAAAGAGCTCATCTGAACAGGGTAAAATCTAGACACAAGCTCTTTATAACAGCATATGAATTATATCTtatattttacttatatatctattttttgttgttgaaaattaacaaaatgaatatattttgatgtACTGTACTCAATACTTATATTGAATATGTAATcagattattattattattgacaaCAATTTTTATCATGATTCTGTAACATGGTCACActatatattatcttttttttcgtgttttattcatatacatgCAACCCACATTCAGCTTTCCCACTATAATTATAGTGCAGGGTTCTCAGATGACTCGATCAGGATGTGCTTAATTGAAATACGACGTACCactgtaataaaagatagagaGTAAGGGGAAGGAATGGTGATTAAAGATTAACATGTAGATGTTCGGGGAAAGAGTGATATTGGATATAGGGCTGCAGATATCGatctataaaattaaattaattgatcAGGAAACATAATCAACGATCAATAGATTCTAAACATCAGTCTGAGAGACAATTGATGCTTGTGTCATGATCAATAGATCATGCATGTTGAATTGAAGCCGTATCAGTATTAGGGATAGCTAGAAAATTTGAAGCCATATTACATTAGAATCAATTTCCTTTAAGGTAGCGATCATCAAAACAGGAACATTTATTGATTCAGAATTATATTTCTACAACCATTAAAACTGCATGATATTCTTAAATAGAAAGGGTTTCAAATCCATTAATGAaaccaaatttttaatattgatgaGTATGGTATGTAGGAGGGGTTACAGATAAATTTGTAATTATATGAAAGAGCCTGATCTATTATTGCAGGGAATCTTTGTTCTCTGATGCAACTAACCAAAGTTCAGTTCGTAGAGAATCGTGGTTTAGTGTTTTGAATGCATGACTGCATGGTTTATATGTGTCTGTTTTGTCCAGAGCATGGAAAAAAGCTTTGAGGATTTACTCACGGGGCTGGATGATGAGTTTGAGCCAGATATAGATGACATCTTCACAAACTATGATCATCTTCCTGAGGTTTGTCATCTTGATATATTCCGAGGCTAGCCATTGGCTGGCAGAATCTCTTATCTTGGTACTGATTTGCTAGACTTCAATCTTTGTAGTGTTAATTTTATTGGCCATCTCTTTACATTTCCAATCACTCAGCTTCGAGAAGGGGGATGTTTAAGACCACACAACCTTATCTCTGAGGAATTTTGCTTATTAGAAATTATATAGTAGATTTGTTAATCCCATCCCTTATTAATTCTAAAATTCCATGATGTTTTCTAAcactatatattatatattataagactgttatttttgaaaattttgactgTTTATAATCATAACTTGTCTGAtaaatttcttaaatgaatTTGATGTGTTTGCATATAGTGTTGCACATGCAGTTTATTCtgtattaattattataatatttattgtacAGTATTTGCCTTTGTAAGCATTTGACCAACTGATGTAAATATGTCAGCACATCTTTTCTACCATCACCCTTCAACCATTTCTGTATTATCTCGACTTACTCATTCTTTATGTAAAGCCCAACATTTctaaattcatgatttttttcattgcacaattatttatttaattgtaaaatgCAGAGTTCAAGGACAAATATTTATCTAATAAGTCAAGTAGGAAGAGATAGCTgtgaataaaaaagttttaactgaattttatatattttaataacattttgaaGTGTTATATTCAGATTTGAAATCATTGAAtacctttaaaaaagtttaaagttttcacATTCATTAATGAGGCATGGTAATACAGTGCATGTAGTAAGATAAACTACCAGAAACTTTATACACTTCTTATAGGATCAGAAATGAATACAttggcatatacatgtattgtgcaGTAATACCACCCCAAATTTAcagtaattgtttaaatatagatAACATGACttgttacatgtatgcattaGAAACGTAACTGTGTGATGATAGAAGCAATAGATGCTAGCATGTTTGCTTGGATTTGCAGAAAGTTACAGATGCCACATTTAATGCTATGGCTTTTCAAAAACCAAAAAGTCCTACCCCTACATCTTCACGGCAGAAGGAAGAGGTTGAAGAGGACGAACCAAGTCCTGGAAAAGTCCAAATGGAAGAAGACTTAGACATTCAGTTACCCAGGGTAGCAAAAAACACAGACCCTGGAATTCAGAGCGAGAGTGAAGATGAGGAGCATGAACCATCGAATGGGGAGTTGGAATTTGTCTCCTCCAATCGGGAgggggaggaggaggaggagggaGAAGGGGAGGTTTACGATGCCTCCAAGTTGATCTTGCCTTCTGTTGGGGAAAGCAGCACAGATGATACTCTGCTTGGAAATGTGGAGCTTGAAGAAGATGAAGAGGAAGAAGAGGAAGATCTAGAAGAAGGAGAAGAgaaggaagaagaagaagaggagGAAAAAGCAGAGAGTGAAGATGACAGTGAAGGAGAGGACATGGAAGACCAGACCCAAACAAAGGAAGAAGGAAAGTTGAGGGACCAGAAAGACCTGACAATGTTTTCAGGTCTGGACCAAGACGACTCGGATCCTGATATTGATAAGTTGGTAGCAGAGTGTGATTTCCTGCCTGAGGTTTGTGCTATGCTCCTAGGTCTTGCAAAGTTTATTTTTGGACTTAAATGTTTGGTAGATCTTTTAGAATTCCCGTAACCTCTTTCTGAAATGTGTGTCGTGAAATGCTTAgattatttgtttgaaattatttagCAGCTTTTGTGTTTGGCTGTTTTGTCACAGCACTAATTTGAATTTGAACTAACTGCATCACAAACTATAGGTGATGAACATTGTTTATACAGTAAGTGCATGAAATGCTGTAACTAATTCTAATGATTCTTGCTTTGTAGACTGTCACAGACTCCACTATCAATGCAATGGTGGACAGGAATCGACCCTTGGCCAAGTCTTACAGACAGAGTCAGGAAGAAGAGAGTGATGAACAGGATGAGGAGGAAACCATGGAAACAGATTCCGGCCCAGAGAGCAGCCCTCCACCAGTAAGGGAattattaatgaattttatttatagtcTCTTTTGTTCCACTACAATACTTTTTACTTTTAgctgaattttgaaaatttcaggaaGTAAAAATAAGAGTTCAAAAAGAGGCCAGTTTAGATTTCTCGGTTCTTGAGGTgagttatttatcatagagtgatatatgaatttaatgaaaCATACCTAAGAGTTTATTCTGACATATTAAAGttgaataatttattgattcttgaatGTGTTTAGCCTGACAGCAACCATCTTGATGTGGATATTGGGAAGCAAAAGACCAATTTGAGGAAGAAGGGTTCTCTGGCCAAGAGGAGGAAACCCACTCGATCAACTGTCAGGAGCGCTCTTTTGTCAGGGGAGGAAACATTATTTGTAGATTCCACAGGTAAACTGCAAAAAATTCTCATAGTTTGGATTTGTGTAATGGTTTAGTAACATGGCAAAATAAAATCTAACAAATTATTTGCAATGAAATGTAAAAAGCAAGACATGACAGCTAAAAGATATGAAGATATTTTATAGAACTAAATACATCTCTATGTAGTTAGGAATTATAGCTTATTAATAAGTATTTGACCAACCATTGAATAATGTCATATAACTTTGGGATAAACTTTCATtgtatacaaaattattttgtaaaaattagaATATGATTACTTTAGCGTGTTTGTTATAGAACCAAAAGTGGAGAAGACTAGTAGGAAGGATGATGAGGATGATGTGTTTGGTCAGAGAACTTCAACTTCCTCTGTTGAAGGAGCTCCAACTTCACCCCCAGCCAAGAAACCCAGTAAAGTCATGGTGCCGCTACCAGGATTCGGGGGTCCTGTGGTCAGTGTAATATTGATTTATCCTTAAACTCAGATTACATCTTGTGTTATCTTTCAATTATATGCACTTTgtcaattaaaattcaaatcaatgtagGTTGCTTCTTCGTGCTTATGTATTTCTAACAGGAATGTCATTATTCAGTAGATAGATTGTAGTTTTAAAGAACAGAGTGTTTATTGATTTTAGCCTGCTCTTAGAAAGAGATCAGAGGAGCAGCATGAGGCAGAAATGGCAGTAGATGAACCAAAGAAGAAGGACTTCAGGAGTTATGGAGTTAAATTACCTGTGCCACAAATGTCAAGGAAAAGTGAATTGGAGGACACTCCAAGTAAACCAGTTTTGAGGAAAGTTCCCAGGAAAGACAGTGCTGAGAAGCAGGAGACGGAAGTACAGTATGATGTATCTTCTTTGAAATCTGTGAAAAAGGAAGCCAGAAATTCAAAAGCGGATTTGGAATCTGACGTGTTCTTTGAGAAGCCCGCTTTACGTCAAGTAGCTAGAGACGATAATAAGGATAGAAATTCTTCGAGTGAAATGACATTTGAAAAGCCTGCATTAAGAAATGTTTCCAGACCAAGTGTGGACAAATCAAATGAAACGGACATGAAGTTTGAGATTCCAGCCCTGAAACAAGTGTCCAGAGAGAGAGGAGAAAGCAATAAATCTGAGACAGATAGTGATAAAACATTTAGCAAACCACCTCTGAAATCAACACCCAAACCATCAGAGGAAAGGTCTGCACCAATTTCTCCTAAAACGCCAGAACCTAAAACATTCGAGCTGCCTAGTTTACGGCCAACCCCCAAAGCGAGCAGGAGCAAGCCAATGGATACTCAACAGGATGTAGGCTCATTCGAAAAACCGTCTCTGCGTAATGTGTCAAGACCACTGGAGAGGAAGAACTCGGGAGAAGCAGGATCATT is part of the Magallana gigas chromosome 3, xbMagGiga1.1, whole genome shotgun sequence genome and harbors:
- the LOC105326214 gene encoding nucleolar protein dao-5 isoform X7, with amino-acid sequence MAEQKRAHLNRSMEKSFEDLLTGLDDEFEPDIDDIFTNYDHLPEKVTDATFNAMAFQKPKSPTPTSSRQKEEVEEDEPSPGKVQMEEDLDIQLPRVAKNTDPGIQSESEDEEHEPSNGELEFVSSNREGEEEEEGEGEVYDASKLILPSVGESSTDDTLLGNVELEEDEEEEEEDLEEGEEKEEEEEEEKAESEDDSEGEDMEDQTQTKEEGKLRDQKDLTMFSGLDQDDSDPDIDKLVAECDFLPETVTDSTINAMVDRNRPLAKSYRQSQEEESDEQDEEETMETDSGPESSPPPEVKIRVQKEASLDFSVLEPDSNHLDVDIGKQKTNLRKKGSLAKRRKPTRSTVRSALLSGEETLFVDSTEPKVEKTSRKDDEDDVFGQRTSTSSVEGAPTSPPAKKPSKVMVPLPGFGGPVPALRKRSEEQHEAEMAVDEPKKKDFRSYGVKLPVPQMSRKSELEDTPSKPVLRKVPRKDSAEKQETEVQYDVSSLKSVKKEARNSKADLESDVFFEKPALRQVARDDNKDRNSSSEMTFEKPALRNVSRPSVDKSNETDMKFEIPALKQVSRERGESNKSETDSDKTFSKPPLKSTPKPSEERSAPISPKTPEPKTFELPSLRPTPKASRSKPMDTQQDVGSFEKPSLRNVSRPLERKNSGEAGSFEKPALRNVGKPPLPEKRISIAEDDSEDKHKFDVPSLRMVPRDQKPTETLRNISRGEKESDVEVNRRPSLKSTPRKDPIKAEEGKENPSWLKDMKLRKTRSQADDINNVGESREKPEWLQTATEKREKALESLNSKENKTKSSSENKVPWLSRDNLKKTSTPLQENNDNSHSNQDEVRKRLSSVDTNGDLDIPSRERTPSKKDDTRENYVPSWQRAKDNRHASNPNLNFVTPSSNSDEPPDWKKALAEKRKTRRDSDTPVKPAPGADSQDKGLPPWKKELAKKGMKPSVPVKKTGLFDKTLRKT